A single Streptomyces sp. 2114.4 DNA region contains:
- a CDS encoding molybdenum cofactor biosynthesis protein MoaE: protein MSGTPSPSSPGRDHPGEQAAPDPIRLLEVRERALSVDEVFAAVGDSAAGGTALFVGTVRSHDNGADVEGLGYSAHPTAEAEMRRIAEKVIADFPVRALAAVHRVGDLRIGDLAVVVAVSCPHRGEAFEACRRMIDDLKHEVPIWKHQTFADGTEEWVGAQ from the coding sequence ATGTCTGGCACGCCCTCCCCTTCGTCCCCCGGCCGCGACCACCCCGGTGAGCAGGCCGCGCCGGACCCGATCAGGCTCCTGGAGGTCCGCGAGCGCGCGCTGTCCGTGGACGAGGTGTTCGCGGCCGTGGGGGACTCGGCGGCCGGCGGTACGGCCCTGTTCGTGGGCACGGTCCGCTCGCACGACAACGGCGCCGACGTCGAGGGCCTGGGCTACTCCGCGCACCCGACGGCCGAGGCGGAGATGCGCCGGATCGCCGAGAAGGTGATCGCCGACTTCCCGGTGCGGGCGCTGGCCGCCGTCCACCGTGTGGGTGATCTGCGCATCGGTGATCTGGCAGTGGTGGTCGCGGTGTCCTGCCCGCACCGCGGCGAGGCGTTCGAGGCCTGCCGCAGGATGATCGACGACCTCAAGCACGAGGTGCCGATCTGGAAGCACCAGACGTTCGCTGATGGGACCGAAGAATGGGTGGGAGCCCAGTAG